From Triticum aestivum cultivar Chinese Spring chromosome 4A, IWGSC CS RefSeq v2.1, whole genome shotgun sequence, a single genomic window includes:
- the LOC123082946 gene encoding putative F-box/LRR-repeat/kelch-repeat protein At1g11620 produces the protein MRAAQPRRRCRRNSEMKASGAAASTQAVSTSSPSSRRSSISPAYSPMEDDDLLMEILLRLPPRPSSLPRVSSVCKRWRRIVADPQFFRRFCAHHREPPIVGVFFNSSFIETPFRSTLNPPDLIPPELFSPRLDDIWSVHSCRHSRVLFTSSARTGRGCRQVLVWDPVTGDRRCIGTPTQLGGHDWSESRVQADVLCAAGDKGHVHGACHSSPFKVVLACVSKGVARACVYSSEMGAWAYLISTLVPFDMSPSLGSRSILLGNSLCWFIFGPQVDILELNLDRQSLAVIEVPPHAYANHQGLYLSTLGGALGFIVMSESYKAQLWERTTDFDGVAGWMPGQTIELRRLLPLKSGEWIKRVMFIAGDESDNVAFLSTSRGMFMVHLESLQFEEIFKSNPDNRLSTIYPYPFKSFFAAAAAGLSDLDGRGQGEGGAGGTTHQLEY, from the exons atGCGCGCCGCCCAgcctcgccgccgctgccggagAAATTCGGAGATGAAGGCGAGTGGCGCGGCTGCGTCGACGCAGGCAGTTTCGACCTCCTCGCCGTCATCGCGCAGGTCGTCGATTTCGCCCGCCTATTCGCCGATGGAGGACGACGACCTCCTCATGGAGATACTCCTGCGGCTCCCCCCGCGACCTTCCTCACTCCCCCGCGTCTCCTCCGTCTGCAAGCGCTGGCGCCGCATCGTCGCCGACCCCCAATTCTTCCGCCGCTTCTGCGCCCACCACCGCGAACCCCCCATCGTCGGCGTGTTCTTCAACTCCAGCTTCATTGAAACCCCCTTCAGGTCGACTCTCAATCCGCCGGACCTCATCCCGCCCGAGCTCTTCTCCCCGCGCCTCGACGACATCTGGTCCGTCCACAGCTGCCGCCACAGCCGCGTCCTCTTCACCAGCAGCGCCCGTACCGGCAGGGGCTGCCGCCAGGTCCTAGTGTGGGATCCCGTCACAGGCGACCGCCGCTGCATAGGCACTCCAACGCAGCTGGGTGGTCACGACTGGAGCGAGTCCCGTGTGCAAGCGGATGTGCTCTGTGCTGCCGGCGACAAGGGCCACGTGCATGGTGCCTGCCATTCGAGCCCCTTCAAGGTGGTCTTGGCGTGCGTCAGCAAGGGCGTCGCACGAGCTTGTGTCTACTCGTCGGAGATGGGAGCCTGGGCCTATCTCATCTCAACCTTGGTTCCATTTGATATGTCTCCTTCTCTTGGCAGTAGAAGCATCCTGCTTGGGAATTCACTGTGCTGGTTCATTTTTGGCCCTCAGGTGGATATCCTTGAGCTTAATCTTGACAGACAGAGCCTAGCCGTGATCGAGGTGCCACCACATGCCTACGCCAACCATCAGGGACTTTATTTGAGTACTCTCGGTGGCGCGCTTGGTTTCATCGTCATGTCGGAATCCTACAAAGCACAACTATGGGAGAGGACGACTGATTTTGACGGTGTTGCTGGGTGGATGCCGGGACAGACTATCGAGTTGCGCAGGCTTCTCCCTCTGAAATCAGGGGAGTGGATCAAAAGAGTAATGTTTATTGCTGGGGATGAATCTGATAATGTGGCATTTCTGTCAACATCTAGGGGCATGTTCATGGTCCATCTCGAGTCATTGCAGTTTGAGGAGATCTTTAAAAGCAACCCTGATAATCGGCTGTCCACTATCTATCCATATCCATTCAAAAGTttctttgctgctgctgctgcag GACTTAGTGATCTTGATGGTCGGGGACAAGGTGAAGGTGGAGCAGGCGGCACAACACATCAATTAGAATACTga